From a region of the Thermodesulfovibrionales bacterium genome:
- a CDS encoding carotenoid biosynthesis protein, with protein sequence MLLGTILLRPYVVVFFLVYLFGCSLHLGLKRTLLFAVIGYLMTWLSEYSSIHNGIPYGLYYYIETTRDRELWVWGVPFMDSISYVFLAYASYTMALIVISPVQRVKGFLYLLETRKIRDSFSVRLLGSVFMVYLDIIIDPVALRGDRWFLGRIYGYPDGGIYFGIPISNFIGWLIVGFFLIYALQKIDSYFDGKKVRDYAGYRFPWRYLIGPALYLGVLVFNVSITFWIGEYTLGWVGVFIILLPSALLFSLVRLRSSAGNFRKEDREAHLKDFPLAAIPSDAS encoded by the coding sequence ATGCTTCTCGGTACGATCCTCCTGAGGCCTTACGTAGTCGTCTTCTTTCTCGTATACCTCTTCGGCTGTTCGCTCCATCTGGGCCTGAAACGGACACTCCTCTTCGCCGTAATCGGGTACCTCATGACGTGGCTTTCCGAATATTCCTCGATCCATAACGGCATACCCTACGGACTCTATTACTATATCGAGACGACGAGAGACAGGGAACTCTGGGTCTGGGGCGTTCCCTTCATGGATTCGATAAGTTATGTCTTTCTCGCCTACGCGAGCTACACCATGGCCCTCATCGTTATATCCCCCGTACAACGGGTAAAGGGATTCCTCTACCTCCTCGAGACGAGAAAGATCAGGGATTCTTTTTCTGTAAGGCTTCTCGGCTCGGTCTTCATGGTCTATCTCGACATCATCATAGACCCGGTAGCGCTGAGAGGCGACAGGTGGTTCCTCGGTCGGATATACGGATATCCTGACGGGGGGATCTATTTCGGCATCCCGATATCGAATTTTATCGGATGGCTCATAGTCGGGTTCTTTCTGATATACGCGCTCCAGAAGATAGACAGCTATTTCGACGGAAAGAAGGTGAGGGATTATGCGGGTTACCGATTCCCGTGGAGGTATCTTATCGGACCGGCCCTCTATCTCGGCGTGCTCGTCTTCAACGTCTCGATAACCTTCTGGATCGGTGAGTATACCCTTGGATGGGTCGGGGTCTTCATCATCCTGCTCCCGTCCGCTCTCCTCTTCTCCCTCGTCAGGTTGCGAAGCTCCGCCGGGAACTTCAGGAAAGAAGACAGAGAAGCCCATCTGAAGGATTTCCCATTAGCCGCGATTCCCTCAGACGCCTCATGA
- a CDS encoding DUF3300 domain-containing protein has protein sequence MKRNKRFMQVVSLLVIALLVFPCEILAQGPGEAPSGEAPSKVFSKEQLEQVLAPIALYPDDLIVQILMASTYPLEVVQADRWIKKNKDLKGDALAKALEKQTWDASIKSLVNFPQVLTMMSEKLDWTEMLGDAFLAQEKEVMDTVQALRRKADAAGNLKSTAEQKVIVEKETIVIESANPQVVYVPTYNPTVVYGAWPYPAYPPYSYYPPGYVPGAALFSFGVGMALGAAWGYAWGGANWGGGDININSNRNANFNQNINRGQAGQGKWKHDSGHRKGAAYRDSGTAKKFGQSPSRTSAANRESRGYGDRRGGGAQSKDLGGGRGGASSAQRGGRENAFSGAGNGGAERRASDRGQMSRGSSSGSRGGGGYSGGSRGGGGSRGGGGGGSRGGGGGGRGGGGGGRR, from the coding sequence ATGAAACGCAACAAGAGGTTTATGCAAGTGGTGAGCCTGCTCGTTATCGCACTGCTCGTCTTCCCGTGCGAAATCCTGGCACAAGGCCCCGGAGAAGCGCCATCGGGAGAAGCGCCGTCAAAGGTCTTCTCCAAAGAACAACTGGAGCAAGTGCTGGCTCCCATAGCGTTGTACCCGGATGATCTCATCGTACAGATCCTCATGGCATCGACCTATCCCCTCGAGGTCGTGCAGGCAGACCGCTGGATAAAGAAAAACAAGGACCTTAAGGGCGACGCCCTCGCCAAGGCCCTCGAGAAACAGACATGGGACGCGAGCATAAAGTCGCTCGTGAACTTCCCTCAAGTACTCACGATGATGAGCGAGAAGCTCGACTGGACCGAGATGCTCGGAGACGCATTCCTTGCTCAGGAGAAGGAAGTCATGGACACGGTACAGGCGCTCCGGAGAAAGGCGGATGCGGCGGGCAACCTGAAGTCGACGGCGGAGCAGAAGGTGATCGTCGAGAAAGAGACGATCGTCATTGAATCCGCCAACCCACAGGTCGTCTATGTGCCGACGTATAATCCCACTGTTGTGTATGGCGCATGGCCCTACCCTGCCTATCCGCCGTATTCCTACTATCCTCCGGGATACGTGCCGGGAGCGGCACTCTTTTCCTTCGGGGTCGGTATGGCGCTCGGCGCTGCCTGGGGCTATGCGTGGGGCGGTGCCAATTGGGGAGGGGGCGATATCAATATCAACTCAAACAGGAACGCTAACTTCAACCAAAATATCAATCGAGGCCAGGCAGGACAGGGAAAGTGGAAGCACGACTCGGGCCACAGGAAGGGCGCTGCATACAGGGACAGTGGGACTGCAAAGAAGTTCGGTCAGTCTCCCTCGCGGACTTCCGCTGCCAACCGGGAGTCGCGCGGATACGGTGACCGTCGCGGAGGCGGAGCGCAGTCGAAGGACCTCGGCGGCGGCAGAGGCGGGGCAAGCAGCGCCCAGCGCGGAGGCCGTGAGAACGCCTTCAGCGGCGCCGGAAACGGGGGGGCTGAGCGTAGGGCGAGTGACCGCGGACAGATGAGCAGAGGAAGCAGCAGCGGCTCCCGCGGCGGCGGCGGATATAGCGGAGGCTCCCGTGGGGGTGGAGGCTCCCGCGGCGGCGGTGGAGGCGGCTCCCGCGGAGGTGGCGGAGGCGGTCGCGGAGGTGGAGGCGGAGGAAGGCGATAG
- a CDS encoding DUF2950 family protein, with translation MRFMRSQKNKSLSVMVAAALICVVVIALSASLSAATKTKQETFPSPEDAVKALIEAVKTDNTDKFVAILGSGFKSLFSSGDEVEDKLAMERFVKSYEEKNRIEKKGADRAILYTG, from the coding sequence ATGAGATTCATGAGATCGCAGAAGAATAAATCCTTATCCGTCATGGTAGCCGCTGCACTGATCTGCGTAGTCGTGATCGCCCTTTCGGCTTCCCTCTCGGCTGCCACGAAGACGAAGCAGGAGACCTTTCCTTCTCCGGAGGATGCGGTGAAGGCCCTCATCGAAGCGGTGAAGACAGACAATACCGACAAATTCGTCGCCATTCTCGGGTCCGGGTTTAAGTCCCTCTTCTCTTCGGGCGACGAAGTGGAAGACAAGCTTGCAATGGAACGGTTTGTGAAGTCCTACGAAGAAAAGAACAGGATAGAAAAAAAAGGCGCCGACAGGGCGATACTCTATACCGGGAA